The genomic window TAATCAACACTGAAATGTAATGATTTATATAAAATTTCTGCAGGTGCATTTTCATCTAAAGCCGATTTTTGCTTTGATAAATCTGCGTCATTGAATTTTGGAGGCTCAAGAAATTCATGCTTTTGAGCACTAATGAAAATAAAATTCACCGAGCAGATGGCTATTAATAAGACTTTTTTCATGTTAGATTTTAGAAATTAAAATTTTTGAGTTGTCGATGTTTATTGTTTTCTTTCTGAAATTAATATAATCGTTGTATTTTTCTTTTGGATAAAGACCTTTGTTGATTCTGATAGCTCTGTTTACCTTTACTTCTTCCCCATTTTTTGCAAAACTTAATTTATACGTTCCAAATTCAGAATTAATGGTAACATTTTCCGGAAGTTCTTCAACTTTATAATTTTTAGGAATCGTAAAATTAATCTCATATTCATCTTCAAAAGACTGTCTCAATTCAAACGGTAATTCTCTGTTTTCCTCTGTTTTATAAACATTATCCGAATAAATCGGAACTGCCCTGAAAATCATACTACTTCCTGCATTTTTAGAATAATTATTTGCTTTAAAATCAAGATCGTATTTTGTGATGGCATTGTCCTTATCATTCAGGAAATTTTTCATTTCCACTTTTTCAAAATGCAACACATCCAGAAAGCTTTTCATCGCTTCATTTCTTTCTTTTGGCGACATATTGATGAGCGCCATGCTGTTGTCATACTGGCTTCCTGTATACGAGAAATTGCCTTCGCCCAGAATACTGTTGTCTTCGTTAAGCTTAATTTTAAGTATCTGTTTTTCCTTGTTTTGTTCGGCAGGATATGTCGGAGTATCAATCAGTTCAATCCCGTTTTTTCTTATGGAAAGTACATTTCTGTCTGTCGTACTGTAACTTAAATGATTAAAAGCCACCTGTTGCGAAGTATTTTCCAGCCAGATATTTCCTTTCTCGGTCGGAACCATCAAAATAACGTGATTTCCTCCCATTTTAGGAAAATCTTTGTCAAACGAAACCGGTGAATTCCCGGAATTGATCACCGAATAATATGAAGGAATTCCCGCTTCATCCAATAGCGTTTTCATGTAATTGGTCAATCCCTTACAATCACCATACCCCTTTTTCTGAACCTCATCCGGAAGCATCGGCTGCCAACCGCCAATTCCCAATGCAACAAAAATATATCTTGTCTTCGCCTGCATATACTGATACAGTTTTTTGACCTTTTCCTCGGTTGTTCCCTGCAAATTGAGACTTGCAACCTCCGCTTTAATTGCGGGGGTAGACACTGAAACCGGCTGCAAAATACTGTTGTAATACCAGCTTCCAAAGTCGCCCCAGTTGGTCATGCTTCCCTGCTTGCCTTCCAGATTGAATTTCGTTAAGGCAAAACTTGCTTTCGGTAAAATTTTTACAGGCTGTGGCAATAAAAAAGCATCATCGATCGCAGGAACATTCTTATATATGTATGTTTTTTCTGCTCCGTTATCACTTTCTGCAACGGAAGTATAATTGTATTTTGAAGGATAGATTTTAGTTTTAAGTTCGATTCCTGATTTGTTGACGATTTTCATCTGCGCTTCTTCCAGTGAAACATTGGTAGATGAAAAGGGCACAAAATCCGGCAGGAAAACCGTATTTTCATCACCCATTGCATACGAAAACTCGACAGTATAAGGATATTGTGTCGGAGTATAAGACAAAGCCATCACCCTATTATCCGAATAAAAAGTTCCCTGATTATTGTTTGCAAAATCCCCGAAATCGGATTTCGAATATGATTTTATTTTTTTGCCTGATTCATCATAGATATTGACCTTAATATCTGAAATGCTATTCCCTTTTTCGTAAGGAATATAGATAAGCGCGTCAGAATCTCCGTCTTTATTTAAAACCGTAGTTACGGTATAAAACTGATATTTTATATCATCGATTTTATTGATCTGAATTGTCGTAAAATCTTTTCTGAGAACCGCATCAGCATTTTTTTTCAAGTTTTCAGGGATCGCAGAAACCGGAAAACTCTGTGCATAATACAACGAAGCTATCGAAAGTGCTCCAAAACAAAGTATTTTCATCATGGTTATTAAAATTTAGCAAAAGTAATGAAATCTTAATAACTGTTAAAATTAAATTTTATTGTATTAAAAAGATTTCATACTGAAACCATTAGTTTGGGGTACTTTAAATTAAAAAGAACTCCATTTCTGATATTTTTTTATTTTATACGAATTACCGAGAAAAAAGTCATTGGAAATATCCCCCCTCCCGCTGTAGTTCCTGTTCCTCTCATAACAACGGAAGGAGATCCGCCACCATTGTGCTGCTGTTCTATCGTAAAAGCATATGTTTTTCCGGTTACTAATTCCA from Chryseobacterium wanjuense includes these protein-coding regions:
- a CDS encoding DUF3857 domain-containing protein — protein: MMKILCFGALSIASLYYAQSFPVSAIPENLKKNADAVLRKDFTTIQINKIDDIKYQFYTVTTVLNKDGDSDALIYIPYEKGNSISDIKVNIYDESGKKIKSYSKSDFGDFANNNQGTFYSDNRVMALSYTPTQYPYTVEFSYAMGDENTVFLPDFVPFSSTNVSLEEAQMKIVNKSGIELKTKIYPSKYNYTSVAESDNGAEKTYIYKNVPAIDDAFLLPQPVKILPKASFALTKFNLEGKQGSMTNWGDFGSWYYNSILQPVSVSTPAIKAEVASLNLQGTTEEKVKKLYQYMQAKTRYIFVALGIGGWQPMLPDEVQKKGYGDCKGLTNYMKTLLDEAGIPSYYSVINSGNSPVSFDKDFPKMGGNHVILMVPTEKGNIWLENTSQQVAFNHLSYSTTDRNVLSIRKNGIELIDTPTYPAEQNKEKQILKIKLNEDNSILGEGNFSYTGSQYDNSMALINMSPKERNEAMKSFLDVLHFEKVEMKNFLNDKDNAITKYDLDFKANNYSKNAGSSMIFRAVPIYSDNVYKTEENRELPFELRQSFEDEYEINFTIPKNYKVEELPENVTINSEFGTYKLSFAKNGEEVKVNRAIRINKGLYPKEKYNDYINFRKKTINIDNSKILISKI